A genomic segment from Malus domestica chromosome 05, GDT2T_hap1 encodes:
- the LOC103436393 gene encoding protein SYM1 has product MTAALRRSTNLTRLLQKNYITDPIGDPKLLQTQTQTHSKAYLRFPHVFRKARDYDLSPSVFSSAFSSAKSSVEAPSVSKLGFVGWYLGMIQSRPVLTKSVTAALIYTAADLSSQTLAKSSLSESYDLVRTARMAGYGMLVLGPSLHFWFNFMSKSYPKRDMFSTLKKMAMGQVLFGPTMTFAFFSLNACLQGENGGEIVARLQRDLFPTLLNGVMYWPICDFITFRFIPVHLQPLVSNGFSYLWTIYITYMAGLEKAGTTS; this is encoded by the exons ATGACGGCCGCTTTACGCCGGAGCACCAACCTCACCCGCCTGTTACAGAAGAACTACATCACCGACCCGATCGGAGACCCGAAGCTGCTCCAAACCCAAACGCAAACCCACTCCAAAGCCTACCTCCGCTTCCCTCATGTCTTCCGCAAAGCCAGAGACTACGACCTGTCCCCCTCTGTCTTCTCCTCCGCCTTCTCCTCCGCCAAGTCCTCCGTCGAAGCGCCGTCGGTCTCCAAGCTTGGGTTCGTGGGATGGTACCTGGGTATGATCCAGTCCCGCCCCGTTTTGACCAAGAGTGTCACCGCGGCGCTTATTTACACCGCCGCCGATTTGTCCTCCCAG ACATTAGCAAAATCATCCCTTTCAGAATCTTATGATCTTGTAAGGACTGCGCGCATGGCTGGATATGGGATGCTGGTTTTGGGTCCGTCGCTGCATTTCTGGTTCAATTTCATGTCGAAATCTTACCCAAAACGGGATATGTTTTCGACATTGAAGAAAATGGCAATGGGGCAGGTGCTTTTTGGACCTACAATGACGTTTGCTTTCTTCTCCTTGAATGCTTGTCTACAAG GTGAAAATGGTGGAGAAATTGTTGCCCGCCTACAGCGAGACTTGTTCCCTACATTGTTAAATGGCGTTATGTACTGGCCAATATGTGATTTTATCACATTCAGATTCATTCCTGTCCATTTACAG CCATTAGTGAGCAATGGATTTTCGTATCTGTGGACCATTTACATCACGTACATGGCAGGCCTGGAGAAAGCAGGCACAACGTCCTAG
- the LOC103409343 gene encoding uncharacterized protein encodes MVPNQSYSRIDTLELKALIIQKIGHQRAGKYFDLMRRLFSSKISKCEFDKFCNRIIGRENANLHNLLIKSILKNACLAKVPPLTSVRKKGSTRNVKVANGYQKDGLHSINADAFSPSPHNILSPVNRERKFQDRPSPLRPNGKSQHFSKAQEQQSATELLSLGSRPPVEVASVEDGEEVEQDAGSPAIQSRSPVTAPLGIYLGGSRKALPNVSVCSTYHPLTCQNSGELPDARSLRSRLERKLEKEGITVAVDCANLLNNGLDAYLKRLMEPCIRLAGTRHGSDHLKQLGGSYPYNSGSNGMSIGRHMQRETKSTYATMSDFSASVELNPKMLGVDWPIQLEKIVLRASEE; translated from the coding sequence ATGGTGCCCAATCAGAGCTATTCTCGTATCGACACTTTGGAGCTGAAAGCTCTAATTATCCAAAAGATTGGGCATCAGAGAGCTGGCAAATACTTTGATCTGATGAGAAGATTGTTTAGTTCGAAGATTAGTAAGTGCGAATTTGACAAGTTTTGCAATCGGATTATTGGGAGGGAAAATGCCAATCTTCATAACCTGCTTATTAAGTCAATCCTCAAGAATGCCTGCCTCGCGAAAGTTCCGCCCTTGACCAGTGTTCGGAAAAAGGGAAGTACCCGTAATGTTAAAGTAGCAAATGGTTATCAGAAGGATGGTCTTCACTCGATTAATGCAGATGCATTTTCTCCATCCCCTCACAATATCCTGTCTCCAGTTAATCGAGAACGCAAGTTTCAGGACCGCCCAAGTCCTTTGAGGCCAAATGGAAAGTCCCAACATTTTTCCAAAGCACAAGAGCAGCAAAGTGCTACTGAATTGCTTTCTCTTGGAAGCAGGCCGCCTGTTGAAGTTGCCTCTGTAGAAGATGGAGAAGAGGTCGAACAGGATGCAGGAAGCCCTGCTATTCAAAGTAGAAGCCCAGTAACAGCTCCTCTCGGAATATATTTGGGTGGATCACGTAAAGCTCTTCCTAATGTATCAGTATGTAGCACTTACCACCCTTTGACCTGTCAAAACAGTGGTGAGCTACCTGATGCCAGATCATTAAGAAGTCGTTTGGAGCGGAAGTTGGAGAAGGAGGGTATTACTGTCGCTGTAGACTGTGCTAACCTCTTGAATAATGGATTGGATGCTTATCTGAAGAGGTTAATGGAACCTTGTATTCGGCTAGCCGGGACAAGACATGGCAGTGATCACTTAAAACAACTAGGTGGTTCATATCCGTACAACAGTGGTTCAAATGGAATGTCGATTGGGAGACATATGCAAAGAGAAACAAAATCTACTTATGCAACCATGTCAGATTTTTCTGCATCAGTGGAGCTAAATCCCAAAATGCTTGGTGTAGATTGGCCCATACAGCTCGAGAAGATTGTCTTGCGTGCATCTGAAGAGTGA